A genomic segment from Luteolibacter ambystomatis encodes:
- a CDS encoding TIGR02206 family membrane protein codes for MDAREFVPYGPSHWVALAATAVAAIGMIRLNRSVKVAEPVKQRANTILAILLVVAVSLDPLLTWLRYRHDPDVALAGTLVRETALPLYLCDVVSLVLAVALVTRRQRWTEMGYFWGLAGTVQGLLTPTLYFNWDTPEYYAFFVQHGGVPVAALALVFGAGIKPQRGAFRRAVLWSWVYMAVVFCLNVLLDSNYGFLNHKPAVGTLFDYMGPEPWYLLTLQAVAFSLYGLLLLPFARRSESPIVADPAL; via the coding sequence ATGGATGCGCGTGAGTTTGTTCCCTATGGCCCGTCGCACTGGGTCGCCTTGGCTGCCACGGCGGTGGCTGCGATCGGCATGATCCGGCTGAATCGTTCCGTGAAGGTGGCGGAGCCGGTGAAGCAACGCGCGAACACGATTCTGGCGATCCTGCTGGTGGTCGCCGTATCCCTCGATCCGCTGCTGACCTGGTTGCGCTACCGCCACGATCCGGACGTGGCTTTGGCGGGGACGTTGGTTCGGGAAACGGCTCTGCCGCTTTACCTTTGCGATGTGGTGTCGCTGGTGCTGGCCGTGGCATTGGTCACGCGCCGCCAGCGGTGGACGGAAATGGGATATTTCTGGGGTCTTGCGGGAACCGTGCAGGGGCTGCTGACACCCACGTTGTATTTCAACTGGGACACACCGGAGTATTACGCGTTTTTTGTCCAGCATGGCGGGGTGCCGGTCGCGGCGCTGGCCCTGGTATTCGGTGCCGGGATCAAGCCGCAGCGGGGGGCGTTCAGGCGGGCGGTGCTTTGGAGCTGGGTTTACATGGCGGTGGTGTTCTGCCTGAACGTGCTGCTGGACTCGAACTACGGCTTTCTCAACCACAAGCCCGCCGTCGGCACGCTGTTCGATTACATGGGGCCGGAGCCATGGTATCTGCTGACGCTCCAAGCGGTCGCATTTTCGCTCTACGGGCTGCTGTTGTTGCCATTTGCACGCCGTTCCGAGTCACCGATTGTGGCGGATCCGGCATTGTAA
- a CDS encoding dipeptidase, giving the protein MITVTPELKDLFDFLRFPSVSTDSRHADDVRACAGWLIEKLNGMGLQATLHETAKHPIVVAKSNHLPGRRTVLIYGHYDVQPVDPLHLWTTPPFEPDIRDGKIWARGSADNKGQMLAHVLGVEKTLREKGELPVNLTFLFEGEEEIGSPNLLPFLRENAELLKCDVIAISDTGMVGPGVPTFTYGLRGISCCEVTLHGPKGDLHSGLFGGAVANPAAGIARLISSLHEPNGRVAIDGFYEDVRPLEAWEHEMWAKIPGVTDAQFLHFTGSPALYGEPGYSSAERTWARPTAEVNGIGGGYQGEGSKTVLPAEAFAKLSFRLVPDQEPADIMEKVRQHLEWNCPPGLTMEISVGHDGKPYATDPNSSFGQAAQNALRKAFGSDPVLIREGGSIPIVQSFRSVLGVDTLLLGLALADSQVHAPDENFPIENFEAGIRLSQLLLEELAG; this is encoded by the coding sequence ATGATCACTGTGACCCCTGAGTTAAAAGACCTGTTCGATTTCCTGCGTTTTCCCAGTGTTTCCACCGATTCGCGGCATGCGGATGATGTCCGTGCCTGCGCCGGATGGCTGATCGAAAAACTCAATGGGATGGGGCTGCAAGCGACGCTCCATGAGACGGCGAAGCACCCGATCGTCGTTGCAAAAAGCAATCATCTGCCTGGTCGCCGGACGGTGTTGATCTACGGTCACTACGATGTCCAGCCGGTCGATCCGCTGCACCTGTGGACCACGCCTCCGTTCGAACCGGACATCCGTGATGGCAAGATCTGGGCACGCGGTTCCGCCGACAACAAGGGCCAGATGCTGGCCCACGTGCTGGGCGTGGAAAAGACGCTGCGCGAGAAGGGAGAGCTGCCGGTGAATCTCACCTTCCTGTTCGAAGGCGAGGAGGAAATTGGAAGCCCGAATCTGTTACCGTTCCTACGTGAGAACGCGGAACTGCTGAAATGCGATGTGATCGCCATTTCGGACACCGGCATGGTCGGTCCGGGAGTGCCCACTTTCACCTACGGCCTGCGCGGTATTTCCTGCTGCGAGGTGACTCTGCATGGCCCGAAGGGCGACCTGCACTCCGGACTTTTCGGAGGAGCGGTGGCGAATCCGGCGGCGGGCATCGCGCGCCTGATTTCCAGCCTCCATGAGCCGAACGGCCGGGTGGCGATCGATGGATTCTATGAAGACGTGCGCCCGCTGGAAGCGTGGGAGCACGAGATGTGGGCGAAGATCCCGGGCGTGACGGACGCGCAGTTCCTGCACTTCACCGGTTCTCCGGCACTCTACGGCGAGCCGGGCTACAGCTCCGCCGAGCGGACCTGGGCGCGCCCGACCGCAGAGGTCAATGGCATCGGCGGCGGCTACCAGGGTGAGGGCTCGAAGACCGTGCTGCCTGCCGAGGCGTTTGCGAAACTGTCCTTCCGGCTTGTGCCGGACCAGGAGCCTGCGGACATCATGGAAAAAGTCCGCCAGCACTTGGAGTGGAACTGCCCACCGGGTCTGACGATGGAGATTTCCGTGGGGCACGATGGCAAACCGTATGCCACGGACCCGAATTCCAGCTTCGGCCAGGCCGCCCAGAACGCGCTGCGCAAGGCCTTTGGTTCCGATCCGGTGCTCATCCGCGAGGGCGGCAGCATCCCGATCGTCCAGTCCTTCCGCAGCGTGCTCGGCGTGGACACCCTCCTGCTCGGCCTCGCGCTGGCGGATTCACAGGTGCACGCGCCGGACGAAAATTTCCCGATCGAAAACTTCGAAGCCGGTATCCGCCTGAGCCAGTTGCTGTTGGAGGAACTCGCTGGTTGA
- a CDS encoding glutamine--tRNA ligase/YqeY domain fusion protein, producing the protein MSDSPKLDFIREIIAGDLASGKHETTITRFPPEPNGYLHIGHAKSICLNFGIAQEHPGARCHLRFDDTNPEKEETEYVESIKTDVKWLGFEWGDNLYYASNYFDFYYESAIHLIKNGKAYVDHQTSEEMRANRGNLTVPGTPSPYRDRSVEENLDLFARMKAGEFQEGECILRAKIDMASPNLNLRDPALYRILHAEHHNTGDAWHIYPMYDFAHPLEDALEHITHSLCTLEFENHRPLYDWFIDNCPVPSKPRQIEFARLNLTYTVMSKRKLLQLVKENHVSGWDDPRMPTISGIRRRGYTPEAVRNFCKRVGITKYNGTTDVALLEYEVRDHLNKVAPRRMAVLEPLKLVLTNWPDGHEEDVEVVNNPENPEEGTRRIALTREVWIEREDFMEDPPKKFFRLGPERHVRLRGGYIVKCTGYEKADDGTITEVRAEFLPGTMGADTPEGVVCKAAIHWVSATHGVDAEVRLYDRLFTVEDPDGEEGGFLSVINPDALKTVAAKVEPAAADVEAGFRCQFERTGYFIADAKDHVPGTKVVYNRTVPLRDSWAKKK; encoded by the coding sequence ATGTCCGATTCTCCCAAGCTCGACTTCATCCGCGAGATCATCGCCGGCGACCTCGCGTCCGGCAAACATGAGACCACGATCACCCGCTTCCCGCCGGAGCCGAATGGTTACCTCCACATCGGCCACGCGAAGTCGATCTGCCTGAACTTCGGGATCGCCCAGGAGCATCCGGGTGCCCGCTGCCACCTGCGCTTCGATGACACGAATCCGGAGAAGGAAGAAACCGAGTACGTCGAGAGCATCAAGACGGACGTGAAGTGGCTCGGCTTTGAGTGGGGGGACAATCTCTACTACGCGAGCAACTACTTCGATTTCTACTACGAGTCCGCCATTCATCTCATCAAGAACGGCAAGGCCTACGTGGACCACCAGACGTCCGAGGAGATGCGCGCGAACCGTGGCAATCTCACGGTGCCGGGCACGCCCTCGCCGTATCGCGACCGCAGTGTGGAGGAGAACCTCGACCTCTTCGCCCGCATGAAGGCCGGCGAGTTCCAGGAAGGCGAGTGCATCCTGCGCGCGAAGATCGACATGGCTTCGCCGAACCTGAACCTCCGCGACCCGGCCCTCTACCGCATCCTGCACGCGGAGCACCACAACACCGGCGATGCGTGGCACATTTACCCGATGTATGACTTCGCGCATCCGCTGGAGGACGCGCTGGAGCACATCACGCACTCGCTGTGCACGCTGGAGTTCGAGAACCACCGGCCGCTTTACGATTGGTTCATCGACAACTGCCCGGTGCCCTCGAAGCCGCGCCAGATCGAATTCGCGCGCCTCAACCTGACCTACACCGTGATGAGCAAGCGCAAGCTGCTGCAACTGGTGAAGGAGAACCACGTGAGTGGTTGGGACGATCCGCGCATGCCGACGATCTCCGGTATCCGCCGCCGCGGCTACACGCCGGAGGCGGTTCGCAATTTCTGCAAGCGCGTGGGCATCACCAAGTACAACGGCACCACCGATGTGGCGCTGTTGGAGTACGAGGTCCGCGATCATCTCAACAAGGTCGCGCCGCGCCGCATGGCGGTGCTCGAGCCGCTGAAGCTGGTGCTCACCAACTGGCCCGATGGTCACGAGGAGGACGTGGAGGTGGTGAACAATCCGGAGAACCCGGAAGAAGGCACCCGCAGGATCGCTCTCACCCGCGAGGTGTGGATCGAGCGCGAGGACTTCATGGAAGATCCGCCGAAGAAGTTCTTCCGCCTCGGTCCGGAGCGTCATGTCCGCCTGCGCGGCGGTTACATCGTCAAGTGCACCGGTTACGAGAAGGCCGATGACGGCACGATCACCGAGGTGCGTGCGGAGTTCCTGCCCGGCACGATGGGTGCGGACACGCCGGAAGGCGTGGTCTGCAAGGCGGCGATCCACTGGGTCAGCGCCACCCATGGTGTGGATGCGGAGGTTCGCCTCTATGACCGACTCTTCACCGTGGAAGACCCGGATGGCGAGGAAGGCGGCTTCCTTTCCGTGATCAATCCGGATGCGCTGAAGACCGTGGCCGCGAAGGTGGAACCGGCGGCTGCGGATGTGGAGGCGGGCTTCCGCTGCCAGTTCGAACGCACCGGCTACTTTATCGCGGACGCCAAGGATCACGTCCCGGGCACGAAGGTGGTGTACAACCGCACGGTGCCGTTGCGCGATTCGTGGGCGAAGAAGAAGTAG
- a CDS encoding carboxymuconolactone decarboxylase family protein, with protein MQPRLDYSKADAAGYQAVLKLEMHVRNSGIDPTLWELVKLRASQINGCAYCIDMHSKEARAKGETEQRIYLLNAWRESPLYTDAERAALAWTEAVTLISETHAPDDVYEELARHFSGTQITQITIAIGMINLWNRLAISFRAIHPVAHA; from the coding sequence ATGCAACCCCGATTGGATTACTCGAAGGCCGATGCGGCCGGATACCAGGCCGTTCTGAAGCTGGAGATGCACGTGCGCAACTCCGGCATCGATCCCACACTGTGGGAACTGGTGAAGCTCCGCGCCTCCCAGATCAACGGCTGCGCCTATTGCATCGACATGCACTCGAAGGAAGCCCGCGCGAAGGGCGAGACTGAGCAGCGCATCTATCTGCTCAACGCCTGGCGCGAATCACCACTCTATACGGATGCAGAGCGCGCCGCACTGGCGTGGACCGAGGCGGTGACGCTGATCTCCGAAACGCATGCGCCGGATGACGTGTATGAGGAACTGGCCCGCCATTTCTCCGGGACGCAGATCACGCAGATCACGATCGCGATCGGCATGATCAATCTCTGGAATCGGCTGGCGATCTCCTTCCGCGCGATCCATCCTGTGGCGCACGCCTGA